Within the Methanobacterium sp. BRmetb2 genome, the region GTAGGTACCATTATAAGTGTATTTGTTGTTTAAAACTAATTTAGCTGAACCACTATCCATAAACACATTCACATTCAGTGTATTCCCATTTTTAGAGTAGGTTACTGAAGGTTCTCGTGAGTCATTTACTTGTTGAGTAGTTATATTGTATATTGAATCACTGTCATTTTGGAAGCTAACTTCTAATCCACTGGAATTGGTATCAACGTTTATATTAACCAATTCTATATCCTGGACTTGGGCATTGGTAAGTTTGAATTCCTTGGAAATCATGTTTGCCTTGTTATTATTCCTATTATTTTGTGGATATCCAAATCCAGTAACATAGACGGCGCTGATAAAAGCAGCTACTAACACCACGATAATTATTATACTCAGAACCCTAGTATTTTCCATTTAAACTCCTCCTATCAAGAATATTGCTATTATTATAAGTGTTATAACACCATAACATGAAAGGAATGATTTACCAATTCCAATTCCATGTTCAACATTTACTGCAACGGTAGCTATAACTAGCATCCATATTCCCATTAATATAAAGAGGAGAAATGATGAAATAAGTCTTGTTGCAAGCATCGTCATCATTAAGGCAAATATGCCAAGTATGAATGTAACTGAAGTATATCCCATCAATCCAAAAATATTTTTAAATTTTCCTTTTCCTTTAAATATGAATTTAGCCACTAAATGGGTAATTCCCGCCCAGATGAAAAGTTTTAAAAGGCCTATAATTATGGCAAGTAATGCCATTAATATTGGTAAAAAAGGGTTTTGTATTAAACCAGCTATCATTGCACCGATCATTATACCTAAAAAAGCTGAAAAAAATATAAAAAAGTATATTCCATTTAAACAAGTATTATTATCTTTTATTTCTTTTAAAGTATTTTCAGGGGAAATTAAAATTTTCCCGCTTTTGTCAAAAAAGTTAAGGCATTTTTCCATCAGTTTAACCACCATTAATTATTTGGTTTTAGGATCATGTAATATTTTCTATTAATATGGTCAAAACTAAAGAATTTATCAAACTATTTTTTTATTTGGTAATTTAAGATAATTCAATTTTATTGATTTTTAAGCTATTATTTAGTGTTTAGTAACATCATTAAATCTCTCTCAAATTTTTTTATTATCCAAAATAGTAAACTTTATATATGATATAAACAAAAGTTAGTTTAGACTAACTTTCAAAAGTTTATTCTTTTTTAGTTTAATTATGTTTGTGTGGATAGCGTTGGCTAACAATCAGAAGGTAATGATAATGAAAAATTTAACTGATGTAAAACCAGGAAAAAAAGTAATTATAACTGAAATTAAGGGAGGATTCGGTGTTAAAAATCGTTTTGAATCTTTAAATATAAGAGAAGGCAAACAGATTCAAATAGCTTCATCGGCTCCCTTCAGAGGTCCTCTAGTATTGAATGTTGATGGATGTAAAGTAGCAATAGGTAGAGGAATGGCTACCAAGATATTAGTGGAGGTTGTTGATGAAAATACTTCTAATGGGTAACCCAAATGTGGGAAAAAGTGTTATATTTTCCAGATTGACTGGTGTAAATGTAATGGCTGCCAATTATCCTGGTACTACGGTAGGCTATACCAAAGGATCATTAAAAATTGGAAAGCGCTCATTAGAAATTATTGATGTACCTGGAACATATTCACTAACTCCTTCCTGTAAAGCAGAGGAAGTCGCAAGGGATATGTTTCTAAAAGAGGATCCAGATCTTGTAATAAATGTTATTGATGCAACAAATCTGGAGAGGAACCTGTACCTTACCCTACAGATCTTAGAAAAAGGCATTCCTACCATAATTGTTATGAATATGTGGGATGCTGCTAAGAGAAAGGGAGTTCATATCAATATTGAAAAACTTGAAAAAGCTTTAGGAACCGTTATTATACCTTCTGTAGCCGTTACTGGAGAAGGAATTGTAAAAGTTGTCGATTCAATAACAAATTTTACAAATAATCCTGAAAAGTTACGGCCAAACTTCAATGGAATGCCTGATGATGAAAAATGGCTTTTCATAGGTAATTTATTAACTCATTTGCAAAGAATTGAACATAGACATCCCACAATACTTGAAAAACTTGAAGACGCATCGGTACATCCAATTTTTGGGTTTTTGATAGCTATATTTGTTATATTTCTCACTTTAGAAGTTGTGGTGGGGTTTGGTGAATTATTAATTGACTACATTCTAGATCCGATTTATTATAATTATTATGGTCCTTTTATTACCAATTTGGTAGGTTCCATATTTCCGCAGGGATTTGTATATGATATATTAATTGGAACGGGTTATGAATACACAGAATCTT harbors:
- a CDS encoding iron transporter FeoA, which gives rise to MKNLTDVKPGKKVIITEIKGGFGVKNRFESLNIREGKQIQIASSAPFRGPLVLNVDGCKVAIGRGMATKILVEVVDENTSNG